The DNA sequence TCTTGATGTAAACTTAATCTTCAATAAGCTAATTTTTGAATTTGCTAACAATTTTTCATTATAGCTGCAATATATTCctttttagaatatttgaaaatcaaattttaaaaaaggaataactaTATCAACAAAAGGTAACCCCTACATATTGCTGGGCTCAGTAGGTATCCACTCATTTCTCTGGGGACGTAGAACTTTCCAGAATCTTCTGGGATAAAAGAATGACGGAGATTTACAAACCATAAAACCAGgggcagaccaggtggctcatcagtttagcgctgccttcagcccagggcctgatcctggagacccaggatcgagtcccacatcaggctccctggatggagcctgcttctccctctgcctgtgtctctgcttctctctctctctctctctcttgctctccttctgtgtgtgtgtatgtgtgtctctcataaataagtaaataaaatcttttttaaaaaaaacataaaaccatacagatcttccttccttcctcccctgctgAAGTAAATGTCTGGATCCATGGACTGGAGCTGTACTGCCTATACTAACATCATAATTGTTACTATGTAAATTCTTCACCGTCTCTTCTTTTGTCCTATGCATAGTTTTATGTTGTTGTAGCCACGGTGTAGATATAATTTTGCACTCTGCTTTCTCACTTAAAATTATTATGtagatcataaatattttcattttgctataTAATCCTCATAACTGTAATGTTATTGCTGCATAATACACCCTCAAGTGGATTAGGTATAATTTACTTACTGCTTCTCCTCTTGTTataaatttaggttgtttccatttttttgctaACATTTGGTTTTAGCCCTTTGGAGAGTTGATCAGAGATGCTGTAAGTGCGATAGATCCTAAGTAAGATGACTACCCATCCTGTGTGTTGGTCGGTACTGCTGTGGCCTCTCGTCCCAGCATTTCCCTCTCAAAAAGTATCTGCATTCAGACAATAAATTATGTGACTACCCTAGTAATAATCCCATTCAAACATAAAAGTTTTACACTAGATTTCTGGGATTTCGGCTACACTATTCTCAAATCACACTGGATGACTTCCCTGCTTCAGGTAGACATGGTCACCGTCACTGCCACAAATGTTTCTGAGGCCTGCTTCACCCAAGGTCAGCTGACTGTGGCGAGGACACTCAGGCCTGTCCTGGTGGAGGCTTTCtcatcccccctgcccccaggggctggggctgatACCCCACCCAGAGTCCTGGCTGTGTGCTGCACTGTCAGGAACCCCTGGTCAACCCAGACCACCAGGCTGGGAGGCGTGGGACCAGGGTGTAGGTGGGGCACAAGGCTGAGCCCGGCCAGTTGCTCTTTGAAACTAGTTTTCTTCACCAGTAACGCTGGGTCAGACAAAACCCAAGAGGGCTTCTGAGGCcataaaatgagaacatttgtAATGCCTGCCCGTACCCCTCAATGTCACCTTCCACTGCACACCCCTCTTCTTGCAGATTAAATGAACTCACAGTTCTTTACAGACAGACATCATCTTCCTTCTCAACCTATCCTTACAAAACAGAGCTGGACAAAACGAGGTCACCAGAAAAGCCCATGAGACCCAGACAAACAGACCTTCAGTCCGTTGCAGCTGAGATCTGATCACCATCGTTGGTCTTGAATGGGCCACTGCACGGCTCTCGGCTCCGCCCACCTGAACACAGCCTCCCGCTTCCGCACCTTTGTACACAGGCGGCTCTCTCTGGGGTCCTCGGCGTGCAGGCCTCTcagctcgcccccccccccccccgtggtgAGGAGTATGCTAACACCTCCTTTTCGCTGTAGACAACCCCAGAAAACCGAACCTCGTACCCGTTCGGTCTCTGCTAGTCTCCACAGTGACCTGATGCGTTATTTTTCTCcgtgaaaatatttataatttggaaaaagtgaaaataagaaagaCGCTCAAAAAGCGAAAAACAAAAAACCGTGATGGCACCAGAATGAACACGCTCTGTGATGAACTCAGAGGCTCCTCAGGTTGAAAGCCAAGTCGGGAAGAGCGGCGAAGTTTACAGCGCTCAGCCCTTGAAGTTCACGGGGTGATTTCTCCCGTGTTTCACGGAGCTCGCACGCCTCCCAGCACCGCGCAGTTTGGCCGCACGCCCGGGAACCAGCGCGGCCGCGCGCCTCCCGCAGGCCTCCGACTCCGCCGTACTCGGGTCGTTCCGGCTCTGGAGCACCCGACGAGCTCTTGGCTTGAAATTTCAGCAGACCAGGAGAAGTTTCAGTGGGTTAAGGCAGAAAGGGGGGAGAAGGACCCCCTCCCCTTCCGCGGCGGTCCCGAGGTCCCCGCGGGGACCGGGGActccgggcggggaggggggcgcagggggcccGCCGTGCGCCTCGGGCACCCGCCGGCGCCGGATGCGTTTCCCCGGCAGTTTTGGGAACCTCTCCCGAAAGGCCGCGCTCGGcggtcccctcctcccctttgccGAACGCTGGGCCCCGGTGGCGTGGCCGGCCGGGGGGCGCGAACTCGCGTAACGTTCACCCCTTGGAGTCGGGACCCGCGGGAGCTGCGCTGGAGGGGCTGCGGCGGGCacgctccccgcccccgcccccgcccccgcccccgccgtccGTCCTGATGGACGCGTCCCCGCTGCCGGGCCCCTAGTCCCGGGCCTCCGCCGCCCAGGACCGCTGCGCGGGGCCCCGGGCTCCCCCCGGCCCGAGAGAGTCGACAAGCAGGTTGCTTTCGGCCCTTGCCCCCGCCCCTTCGCCTCCAGGTTGTTCTAGCGAGGTCAAGCGAGGTCAGAGGCTCGGGCCGGCGGCCGCGGCGAGCCCGGGTCTGCGGCCCAAGGACCCTGAGCCTCCGCTACGCCCCCGagcgcgccgccccgccccccgccccctccctcccctcccctcctccccggcTGCTGCGGGCGGCTcggccccgcaccccgcaccccgcaccccgcgcccgcgcccgcaccccgcaccccgcgccccgcgcccgcgcccgcacccgcaccccgcCGGCCCGCCGCGCGCCGCTGTCTCCCCCCAGCGGCCGTGGCGTGTCGCGGCGGgagccgggcggcgggggcggcacGGCGCAGGCAAGCCCGCGgctccgccccgcgccccccccggcCGGCAgggccgccccctccgcgccgcGCTCGGCTCAGACGGAGCAGCCGCCTCTGCAATGTCAGCAGCCGCAGCGGCGGCGACGCGAGCGGCAGCGGCTGGGGCCCCGCGGTAGCCGCCAGCGCAGCGCGGCACGGCCCGGCCCGGCGGGCGCTTACGGCGCGAGCCCGCGGCCACCTCGCTGCCTCGGGGCGCTGCGGGCGGCTCTGCGCGCCCCGGCGCGGCGCTCGGACTCGGGGCCAGCCCGGCCGCGGCCGCGCACAAAGGGCCGCGGAGAGCCGGCTGCGGGGGCTGCGCCCGGGGGCCCGGGACAcggcccgccgccccgcgccaGGCGGCCGGAGCCCCAGTGGGAGCCCGGCGCGTCCCATGACAGCGGCGACCCCGCGGCCGCCGAGCGCGCGTGCTGCCCACGGGGCTGCGCCACGGCCGCCGGCGCCGGGGGTGGCTCGCGCCGCGCCCCGCTGAGCGctcgcccgcgccccgcgccccgcggcaggagccccgcgccccgcgccccgcagcaggagccccgcgccccgcgccccgcggcaggagccccgcgccccgcggcagGAGCCGAGGGAGCCCCGCGGCCGGAGCCGAGCCTAAGATGGCCACGCTGCTCCGCAAGATCGGGCTCATCCGCCTGCACAACCGGGACACCGAGGACCCCAAGCACCACCACAACCACCGCGGCGGCGGCCAGCAGAGCGCGTCGCTGCGCGGCAAGGGCGGCGCCAAGAGCGGCCacaagccgccgccgccgccgccgccgcagctcccccacccccccgggggcGCGGGCGACGCCAGCCCCGGGCCCGGCAAGGGCAAGGCCAAGCGCGCGGCGGAGCTGGCCCCGCGCGACAAGCAGCCGCagccgggcgcgggcgcggcgggcgcggcgggcgcggcggggcgggcgcgggcgcgggcgcgggcgcggcgggcgccgggggcccccgggagcgggcggcgggcgccagggcggggccgggcccggcggcggcggcggcggcggcggcggcggggggcggcggcctGGTGCCCGCGGCGCGCCAGCAGCACTGCACGCAGGTGCGCAGCCGGCGGCTCATGAAGGAGCTGCAGGACATCGCGCGCCTCAGCGACCGCTTCATCTCGGTGGAGCTGGTGGACGAGAGCCTGTTCGACTGGAACGTGAAGCTGCACCAGGTGGACAAGGACTCGGTGCTGTGGCAGGACATGAAGGAGACCAACACCGAGTTCATCCTGCTCAACCTCACCTTCCCCGACAACTTCCCCTTCTCGCCGCCCTTCATGCGGGTGCTCAGCCCGCGCCTGGAGAACGGCTACGTGCTGGACGGCGGCGCCATCTGCATGGAGCTGCTCACGCCGCGCGGCTGGTCCAGCGCCTACACCGTGGAGGCCGTCATGCGCCAGTTCGCCGCCAGCCTGGTCAAGGGCCAGGtaaggcgggggcggggcggggcggggcgggccgcgggcCTGGGACCGGGACGcgcggggcgcccccccccccgggcccccggggctCGGGCTCCGCCGCGGCGGCCTCAGCGCTCGCGCTCCCGGGCCCGTGGACCTTGTGCTTTCCCGCCGGCTCTCCCGGCTGCGCCCACGCACACGCCGGCCGCCGCGTCTCTCCCCTGCTCCGACCGCGCGGAGCCCTCGCCGTCCTCCCACGCGCCCCgtccctgcaccccctgcccttTGCGGCCAGCCCCACGCCCGtccacccctctccctccatcactcgctccccctctccccttcctcccccccagcccctcccctcgcctctcccaccccctcttcCCCCTCATCTGCTCCTCCGTAGCTCGGTCCCCCATAGGTCCCCCATAGCCTCCCGACGGTGGAACTTTACAGGTACCCCAGGACCTGAACGCCCAAGCCAGtttatcacacacacacgtgtgcccatgcgcacgcgcgcacacacacacacacacacacacacaaaggtctTCTCCCCAACATCTCAGGTGGGTGCTGTGCAGGTGGGGTGCGCTGCAGACACTCGGCCTGCTGGTGAATCTGCTCCCCGGCTCTGCTTTGCAGGCTCCTTCTGAGCATCATCTAGGGCAAAGGTGAAAACCGTGCTCTTGAGAAATTTCACTGGAGAAGCAGAGGTGTAGTTTGAGTGGTTCCTTAAGTGACAAGGCCAGACTCTGTCAAGGAAACGCCTGGCACCTGCTCCCTTGCAGAACCATCACCTCTGGTCCCCATCTCTCTCACATCGGTTTCTTCCCTGGGCTTCCTGGTGCCTCCAGGAGTTGAATCCTTTATCAGGGCTAAGGATTTTTAACTAAGTGccgagatggggggtggggggctcaatGCCGGAGTCTTCTTCCCTGTTACACCAGATGGCAGCTTTATCGAAAGAAACCCAGAGAACCTAGAGCAGAGAATGAATGGATCTTCTGAAATGTGTTCCCACCTCGCTGCAGACAGGGGCATGATGGTTTTATCTTTCCACACTGTGTGCTCTTGCTCATGCTCAGGTTGGTTGATATTGTCCTGAATCAATAGTAAACagttaataaaatcatgttttatatgGATAGTCGTATGGAGAACCGTCGTTTTGTTTAGAAGACCCTGCATGACCTCGATTTGATCATTCTGCAGCCGCATATCAGAAGCCATCAGTTCCCTgtcacctgcctctggccctttCACTGCAGGATCTTTCACACCAGTCAAATCATGCTTGTTCTGCCAAGTTCACTAGAGGTGGAGCCCCTGGGATTCCACTCAGATAGCCTCCTAGCTCCAGCGGGGAAGGATTTCATTCTGGACCCAAGTCTGTTGTTACCAAGTAACGATCCTGCCAGTCCATCGTTTCTGGGATTTAGATTCCACTTATTCCTTGAGTTAGGAAAGGGATGGCTATGAGAGGTTCATTCCGAATTCTTTCCGTTCAGTGCTGGCTCTGATGGAAGGTGCCTGAGATTTAATAGAAGCCAGAGGAGtaggggcgggggatggggggttCGTGTCACTCTGTTTTTCAACAGGGTTTTTACAAATCATGTGGAAAAATATTCTGCAAAATGCCTTTGTTATCTGTTTCTTAAATCATTGGTAAACAGAAGTCTCTGGAACAGTTGCTTACCTTCTTTCGTTCTCCACAGTGAGATGACTTTGGGGATCAGGGGCAGAGGAACATCTTTTTGCCTCATAGAGTCACAGAATCATGACATGTTAGGTTTGGAAGGGATCCTAGAGGTCCCTTGGGCCACAGCCTGCATCTTgaaagatgtagaaaaataaagatttcaagtGGGAAATGAGgaagtttcttaaaaagagaTACATCTTTGTAAATTTAAGTGGTTTCCATGTTTAAACTCATGCTGTGCATCATAGCTGCATGGACACCTGGGCGCTTCTCTTAAAATAAGCGGGTCCTTTGGCATATATTCCTTTCCTTCATAATTGAAATTGAGAGCCTCACACACAGTTTGCAAGTTAGAGACTCCAGCGTTGAAAGTAATTATCaacatttctatttattattttttaaatctcacttaAGTGAACTCAGGGCCCTCCAACCAGGCATACTGTATTATTATCTGTTCTGAATTCTAGTGTATAAAATATCTGCACTGAAGGCAAGAACACAGCAACTTATGAAAACACCAGTtcaatttctttgcattttctgtgCTGACTTCAACACCCAAAGGGCACTGACGtgacatacacatacatacactctAA is a window from the Vulpes lagopus strain Blue_001 chromosome 17, ASM1834538v1, whole genome shotgun sequence genome containing:
- the UBE2QL1 gene encoding ubiquitin-conjugating enzyme E2Q-like protein 1 is translated as MATLLRKIGLIRLHNRDTEDPKHHHNHRGGGQQSASLRGKGGAKSGHKPPPPPPPQLPHPPGGAGDASPGPGKGKAKRAAELAPRDKQPQPGAGAAGAAGAGGPRERAAGARAGPGPAAAAAAAAAGGGGLVPAARQQHCTQVRSRRLMKELQDIARLSDRFISVELVDESLFDWNVKLHQVDKDSVLWQDMKETNTEFILLNLTFPDNFPFSPPFMRVLSPRLENGYVLDGGAICMELLTPRGWSSAYTVEAVMRQFAASLVKGQGRICRKAGKSKKSFSRKEAEATFKSLVKTHEKYGWVTPPVSDG